Proteins co-encoded in one Zygotorulaspora mrakii chromosome 5, complete sequence genomic window:
- the CRR1 gene encoding putative glycosylase (similar to Saccharomyces cerevisiae CRR1 (YLR213C); ancestral locus Anc_7.321) produces MFSMILDLKCLMRIFRLAVCLVLLLENEFSFFVRGELYKPEQPITCSDLKQCPKEWPCCSPYGQCGAGPICIGSCNPRFSFEKHSCAPLPALVPNSIIQFLPKPIQVPAVSLLEVELLERGIIDFTKYLITPDVAAARQMLNNVEFTFSGPLKLDEQTGDLLLTMPKHSTGTLIASTKSFLYGASFVRLKSGRSRGVITSVVLISSVGDEIDFEFLGSELNSVQTNYFYRGALVYTHMEHVNITSSTHSEYHDYGFDWDEDRIHWLVDGVIVRTLFREDTWDETTQSFKYPETPMRLEVGLWPGGAANNHPGTIEWAGGTIDWDNAIDIVENGQFTAHISYMIAEPYVNEHPPEISTCIEQGKVITFDYFSFDDMSLQWYCDLVPNIPGWQSSGSDIGRIPKPMIRKVDMHHEQTILVNPGTDFIQDTHNLDISEDGLARFNKSRNASIVQPEESSAKISCLHNNPLYILKMSIILYLSKFVSTM; encoded by the coding sequence ATGTTTTCTATGATACTAGATCTCAAGTGTTTGATGAGAATATTCAGGTTGGCTGTGTGCCTAGTACTGCTGCTGGAGAATGagttttcctttttcgTGAGAGGTGAATTATATAAACCTGAACAGCCCATTACTTGTTCAGATTTGAAGCAATGTCCAAAGGAATGGCCTTGTTGCTCACCATATGGTCAATGCGGAGCTGGTCCTATTTGTATAGGGAGCTGCAACCCACGATTTTCGTTCGAGAAGCATAGCTGTGCTCCTTTGCCAGCACTTGTTCCCAACTCCATTATTCAGTTTTTACCAAAACCGATCCAAGTGCCTGCAGTGTCTTTGCTGGAAGTCGAACTTCTAGAAAGGGGAATAATTGATTTCACGAAATATCTAATAACCCCGGATGTGGCCGCAGCACGACAAATGTTAAATAATGTGGAATTCACTTTCAGCGGACCACTGAAACTAGATGAACAAACGGGTGATCTTCTTTTAACGATGCCCAAACATTCCACAGGGACTCTCATtgcttcaacaaaatcttttctgtATGGTGCAAGTTTTGTACGCTTGAAAAGTGGCAGATCAAGAGGTGTAATTACTTCTGttgttttgatttcatctGTCGGTGACGAAATAGATTTCGAATTTTTGGGAAGTGAATTGAACTCAGTACAAACTAATTATTTCTATCGTGGAGCACTGGTGTATACTCACATGGAGCATGTGAATATCACATCATCCACTCACAGTGAGTATCACGATTATGGATTTGATTGGGATGAGGACAGGATACATTGGTTAGTGGATGGCGTTATTGTTAGAACTTTGTTTAGAGAGGATACATGGGATGAAACGACGCAGTCGTTCAAATACCCAGAGACACCAATGAGACTTGAAGTCGGACTGTGGCCAGGCGGTGCTGCGAATAATCATCCAGGAACAATTGAATGGGCGGGCGGCACTATTGACTGGGACAATGCAATAGACATAGTTGAAAATGGTCAGTTCACAGCTCACATAAGCTATATGATTGCAGAGCCTTATGTCAACGAACATCCACCAGAAATTTCGACTTGTATAGAACAGGGAAAAGTTATCACGTTTGACTATTTCAGTTTTGATGATATGTCACTGCAATGGTACTGTGACCTCGTTCCGAACATACCTGGTTGGCAAAGTTCAGGTTCTGACATAGGCAGAATTCCTAAACCCATGATTAGGAAAGTAGATATGCACCATGAGCAAACAATTCTGGTGAACCCGGGAACAGATTTCATTCAGGATACACATAATCTTGACATTTCTGAGGATGGCCTTGCTCGGTTCAATAAATCAAGAAATGCGTCGATAGTGCAACCAGAGGAATCATCTGCCAAGATCTCGTGTTTGCACAACAACCCATTAtacatattgaaaatgtcCATTATACTCTATTTATCGAAGTTTGTCTCTACGATGTAG
- the COP1 gene encoding coatomer subunit alpha (similar to Saccharomyces cerevisiae COP1 (YDL145C); ancestral locus Anc_7.322), with amino-acid sequence MKMLTKFESKSTRAKGIAFHPSRPWVLVALFSSTIQLWDYRMGTLLHRYEDHEGPVRGIDFHPTQPIFASCGDDYTIKVWSLDTNKCLYTLNGHLDYVRTVFFHNELPWIISASDDQTIRIWNWQNRKEIACLTGHNHFVMCAQFHPSEDMIVSASLDETIRVWDISGLRKRHSAPGASRLEDQIAAQQNLLDGGFGDCVVKFILEGHSRGVNWASFHPTLPLIVSGGDDRQVKLWRMSSTKAWEVDTCRGHTNNVDCVIFHPHQNLIISVGEDKTLRIWDLDKRTPVKQFKRENDRFWLIAAHPHINLFGAAHDSGIMVFKMDRERPCSVIHQNELVFVNKEKQVQTFDYNNKVASLPYVSLKNLGQPWNSFKSISYNPSQHSILVNEGNDRFALILIPKKPTGAVEPSNVLEDSGRFATFVARNRFVVYNKTNESLEVRTLDNKVTKTIKIAGIVNDIINSSAGCVLILQPKEVILFDVQQGKKLTEIALKNVKYVTWSLDGQYAALMSKHTITIVTKRLELINSMHETIRIKSACWDETGVLIYSTLNHIRYCLLNGDKGIIKTLENTLYINKVHGKLIYALDRDGEMKILSIDPTEYRFKKALANKNFPEVLRIIKNSNLVGQNIIFYLQKSGYPEIALQFVQDPQTRFDLALEDGNLEVALQEAQKLDNHSIWERLANEALLQGNTSLVEMIYQIQKSFDKLSFLYLITGDSTKLTKMETIAQNRSDISSLISNTFFNDSRASRANVFAQAGSLPLAYAIAKAKGDDEAASGFLEQAGFSEEDVVLPEIVDGSTLVRKPVVSQPITKWPLKEAEPSYFEKAVLNQIDDLSLEDTQAEVDSVKQTDSQPEEDLFQDETDAADDGGAWDMGEGDLDMEEVLETEENTGTQVISSEESVVSTWVKNSKLPAVLVAAGAFDAAAQALNKQAGIVSFEPLRLKFEDVFEGCRTYMTSTPVELPAIAGYINADPEDEDSATILPRTPTVSAVTELMNEGYKYFKANKLEQAIMSFRNAIYTIILLAVNNDEDENTALKALERAKEYILGLSIELKRRSLPAENVKRNLELAAYFTRAKLSPAHRSNALQVAMSQSFKYKNFVLASYFAAEFLKIMPSGPRSEQARKVKDKADSIAHDAVEIDFDPYAEFTICASTYTPIYKDTRSVIDPLTGATYLASEKGNVDKIALVSKIGAPASGLRIRY; translated from the coding sequence atgaagatgctAACTAAGTTTGAGTCCAAGTCCACCAGAGCCAAAGGTATCGCATTTCATCCTTCTCGGCCATGGGTTTTGGTCGCGTTGTTCTCGTCTACGATCCAACTCTGGGACTACAGAATGGGGACCTTGTTGCATAGATATGAAGATCATGAAGGACCCGTTCGTGGTATTGACTTTCATCCAACGCAGCCTATCTTTGCGTCTTGCGGTGATGATTATACTATCAAAGTTTGGTCTCTTGACACCAATAAATGTTTGTACACGTTGAATGGACATTTGGATTACGTCCGCACAGTCTTCTTTCATAATGAGCTGCCTTGGATCATCTCTGCTTCAGATGATCAAACAATCAGAATTTGGAACTGGCAAAATCGCAAAGAGATAGCCTGCTTAACTGGCCATAATCATTTTGTGATGTGTGCTCAGTTTCATCCAAGTGAAGACATGATCGTGTCTGCGTCTCTAGATGAGACCATAAGGGTTTGGGATATTAGTGGTTTGAGGAAGAGGCACTCAGCTCCCGGCGCATCAAGACTAGAGGATCAAATCGCGGCGCAGCAAAATCTTCTGGATGGTGGATTTGGCGATTGTGTGGTGAAATTTATACTTGAAGGTCATTCTAGAGGTGTCAACTGGGCATCTTTTCATCCAACGTTACCGCTAATTGTTTCCGGTGGTGATGATCGCCAAGTTAAACTATGGAGAATGAGTTCAACAAAAGCCTGGGAAGTTGATACTTGTAGAGGTCATACAAATAATGTTGATTGTGTTATTTTCCATCCacatcaaaatttaatCATTTCTGTTGGTGAGGATAAAACTTTGAGGATTTGGGACTTGGATAAAAGAACTCCTGTGAAACAAtttaaaagagaaaatgaCAGGTTTTGGTTAATAGCTGCACACCCACATATCAATTTATTTGGTGCGGCTCATGATTCAGGTATTATGGTTTTTAAGATGGATCGTGAAAGACCATGTAGTGTCATTCACCAAAATGAGCTGGTTTTCGTTAATAAGGAGAAGCAAGTTCAGACCTTTGATTACAATAATAAAGTTGCTTCTCTGCCATatgtttctttgaagaatttaGGCCAACCATGGAACTCTTTTAAAAGTATTTCCTACAATCCTTCGCAACATTCAATTTTGGTTAACGAGGGCAATGATAGGTTTGCCTTGATTTTAATTCCAAAGAAGCCAACTGGAGCCGTTGAACCATCCAATGTTTTGGAAGATTCTGGTAGATTTGCGACTTTTGTTGCTCGTAATCGATTTGTGGTCTACAATAAAACTAACGAATCATTGGAAGTTAGGACCCTCGATAATAAAGTAACTAAAACCATTAAGATTGCAGGGATCGTGAACGATATTATTAATAGTAGTGCCGGCTGCGTATTGATTTTGCAACCCAAGGAAGTTATTCTCTTTGACGTTCAACAGGGCAAGAAATTAACTGAAATTGCTCTGAAGAATGTCAAATATGTTACTTGGTCACTGGATGGTCAATATGCAGCATTAATGAGTAAACATACAATCACCATTGTGACTAAAAGATTGgaattgataaattcaatgcATGAGACTATTAGGATTAAAAGTGCGTGTTGGGATGAAACAGGTGTTTTAATTTACTCAACTCTGAATCACATCAGATATTGCTTATTGAATGGTGATAAGGGCATCATCAAAACTCTGGAGAATACTTTGTACATCAATAAAGTTCATGGAAAATTGATATACGCATTGGATCGCGACGGtgagatgaaaattttatcaattgatcCAACCGAATATCGCTTCAAAAAGGCTTTGGCAAACAAGAATTTCCCTGAAGTGCTTCGTATCATAAAAAATTCTAATTTAGTTGGGCAGAATATTATATTCtatttgcaaaaatctGGCTATCCCGAAATTGCCcttcaatttgttcaagATCCACAAACGCGTTTCGATCTGGCTCTCGAAGATGGGAATTTGGAAGTTGCCTTACAGGAAGCTCAGAAATTGGATAATCATTCAATTTGGGAAAGATTAGCTAATGAAGCTCTATTGCAAGGTAACACTTCTTTAGTTGAAATGAtctatcaaattcaaaaatctttcGATAAGTTATCCTTCCTGTATTTGATTACTGGTGATAGTACAAAACTGACAAAAATGGAAACTATCGCACAAAACCGTAGTGACATTTCTAGTCTCATTTCCAATACGTTCTTCAACGATTCGAGAGCTTCAAGAGCCAATGTTTTTGCACAAGCTGGCTCTTTGCCTCTTGCTTATGCAATCGCAAAAGCTAAAGGAGATGATGAAGCAGCGTCCGGCTTTTTAGAGCAAGCTGGCTTCTCAGAGGAAGATGTCGTGTTACCAGAGATTGTTGATGGAAGCACTCTTGTCAGGAAGCCAGTTGTGTCACAGCCCATTACGAAATGGCCATTGAAGGAAGCGGAGCCTTCttactttgaaaaagctgttCTGAATCAAATTGACGATTTGAGCCTTGAAGATACCCAAGCCGAGGTGGATTCGGTCAAACAAACCGATTCGCAACCGGAAGAGGATCTATTTCAGGATGAAACTGACGCTGCAGATGATGGTGGTGCCTGGGACATGGGTGAAGGAGATTTGGACATGGAAGAAGTTTTAGAAACTGAGGAGAATACAGGTACTCAAGTGATATCCAGCGAAGAAAGTGTGGTTTCTACATGGGTAAAAAACTCTAAATTACCGGCCGTACTTGTCGCAGCAGGTGCATTCGATGCCGCTGCCCAGGCTCTCAACAAGCAGGCCGGAATTGTAAGTTTTGAACCATTAAGGTTGAAATTTGAGGATGTCTTTGAAGGCTGTAGAACTTACATGACCTCTACTCCAGTCGAACTTCCGGCAATCGCTGGGTACATCAACGCTGATcctgaagatgaagattctGCTACTATTCTACCTCGTACGCCAACCGTCAGCGCAGTAACAGAACTCATGAATGAGGGttataaatatttcaagGCAAACAAGTTAGAACAAGCAATCATGTCATTCCGTAATGCCATCTATACCATCATATTGCTCGCTGTCAACAATGATGAGGACGAGAACACGGCATTGAAAGCTTTAGAAAGGGCAAAGGAGTACATTTTAGGCCTGTCTATTGAATTAAAGCGTCGTTCGCTTCCAGCTGAGAATGTTAAACGAAACCTAGAACTAGCTGCGTATTTCACAAGAGCCAAGTTATCACCAGCTCATAGAAGTAATGCTTTACAAGTGGCGATGTCTCAAAGCTTTaaatacaaaaattttgtattAGCCTCTTATTTCGCCGCTGAGTTCCTGAAAATCATGCCTTCTGGTCCTCGTTCTGAGCAGGCCCGCAAGGTCAAAGACAAAGCAGATTCTATAGCCCATGACGCTGTTGAGATTGACTTCGATCCATACGCGGAATTCACCATCTGTGCTTCTACATACACACCGATCTACAAAGACACACGAAGCGTTATAGATCCTCTCACAGGTGCTACTTATTTAGCATCTGAAAAGGGAAATGTAGATAAAATAGCGTTGGTTTCTAAAATCGGTGCTCCAGCTTCAGGGTTGAGGATACGCTATTAG
- the TUB4 gene encoding gamma-tubulin (similar to Saccharomyces cerevisiae TUB4 (YLR212C); ancestral locus Anc_7.323): MTGEIITIQVGQCGNQIGKHFWSQLAKEHGIDRDGQGTVGDSPSRIRDDDTNPFFKMNDSNRYTPRALMLDLEPSAIQDVQNHFPGMFDSRASWISPEELGAGNSWSKGYDYGLANQDNFLNMIDKEIDSTDNFEGFQLIHSVAGGTGSGLGSSLLEAISDRYPKKFLTTYSVFPSSESEVVIQPYNTILTLRRLSENSDASVVFDNNALLNLTSRVFRDPYTSYLHTNQLISAAMSSITNSIRFPSYMYNSLPSIFSTMIPTPDLHFLIPGFTPFTSDYVTGGKDHKNNTPYDILLDLFDGSNSMVSHNTESPTYFSVYCSLIGMLEQNDILRAITKAQQRLNFAPWSYSSVHVNVGSRSPYLASQSGQNQTSGLILSNTSSVISLFDVSCKTFDKIFSKGAFLNTFKDGKMFQNGWDEFAESRQVVQNLVEEYLAAEQETYLDDVLLDEENIVGHHDVDMDTEADDNII, from the coding sequence ATGACGGGGGAAATCATCACCATACAGGTGGGGCAATGTGGAAACCAAATAGGGAAGCATTTCTGGTCTCAACTGGCTAAAGAGCACGGAATCGATAGAGATGGCCAGGGCACTGTCGGTGATAGTCCAAGCCGGATTAGAGATGATGATACCAAtcctttcttcaaaatgaatgatAGCAATAGGTATACACCAAGAGCTCTCATGCTTGATTTAGAGCCCAGTGCCATACAAGATGTCCAGAATCATTTTCCCGGAATGTTTGACTCTAGAGCATCGTGGATTTCACCAGAGGAGTTAGGCGCTGGTAATTCATGGTCCAAAGGTTACGATTATGGCCTTGCAAATCAAgacaattttttaaatatgATCGATAAAGAGATAGATTCAACGGACAATTTCGAAGgatttcaattgattcaCTCCGTAGCGGGAGGTACAGGATCTGGTCTTGGATCAAGCCTCTTGGAGGCCATATCCGATAGATATCcgaagaaatttttaacCACCTATTCTGTTTTCCCCAGTAGTGAATCGGAAGTTGTTATTCAACCATACAACACGATTCTAACTTTAAGGAGGTTATCGGAAAATAGCGATGCTTCCGTTGTATTCGATAACAACGCTTTACTGAATCTGACGAGCAGGGTTTTCAGAGACCCGTACACTAGCTACTTGCACACAAATCAATTAATTTCTGCTGCAATGTCTTCCATAACAAATTCAATTCGTTTTCCGAGTTACATGTACAATTCGCTACCCAGTATATTTTCCACTATGATTCCAACACCAGACCTGCATTTCTTGATACCAGGTTTCACCCCGTTTACTTCCGATTATGTTACTGGTGGCAAAGACCACAAAAACAACACACCATACGATATTTTGCTTGACTTATTTGACGGCTCTAACTCAATGGTTTCTCATAACACGGAAAGCCCGACGTATTTCAGTGTGTATTGTTCGCTTATTGGAATGCTTGAACAAAATGACATTCTAAGAGCAATAACAAAAGCTCAGCAGCGTCTCAATTTCGCCCCTTGGTCATATTCTTCGGTCCACGTTAACGTTGGGAGCCGATCGCCATACTTAGCGTCCCAATCTGGCCAAAACCAGACAAGTGGTCTCATACTTTCGAACACATCGTCGGTAATATCTTTATTTGATGTATCATGCAAAacatttgataaaatattttctaAGGGTGCTTTCTTGAATACTTTTAAGGATGGTAAGatgtttcaaaatggtTGGGATGAGTTTGCAGAATCACGACAGGTTGTTCAAAATTTAGTTGAAGAATACCTTGCCGCAGAGCAAGAAACATATTTGGATGATGTTCTTCTAGATGAGGAAAATATTGTTGGTCATCATGATGTAGATATGGATACAGAAGCCGATGACAACATTATTTAA
- the LDB17 gene encoding Ldb17p (similar to Saccharomyces cerevisiae LDB17 (YDL146W); ancestral locus Anc_7.324), whose protein sequence is MILDESEPLSESHNDDELMKFWLDMERIVNIPADQQNKNSVNSALVGYIKKSCDSYMDYIRSDKEMCRLAMVLTDSPIMKNEKRFCLSKLLSLLNIDLLEMNMKFIIAYILLWESKQDLNSLEIMLQFQGFNVFYNTLYTQFAYLNKYGEDKHISQEKLISADLQELNDIEIKIMDEMRQICVVLMDVLFLVFKYCKCSVTNVQTIDDFFIYFLMSTIRSDTMDDLFNNAQFKLILALNEQYMMLTKNFEIENKIFKYLSNDAKDTRFVELLLLKLNRVQDSSLQIMMCKILYIILTSKDGDLALNFFYLNDLHVFADVLIRELQNISENEELLRNYFLRLLIPLLNNTEISRTHYRKHDISKLLTYLSSIENSCSSENLGREHAITSKLASKVLEQVPWLEKKSPSEEQCNSEETSSRKSSVSTIVLTPTATTPNNDKKTGQFYLSSESDYSAESLGMRKSRPPPPLPPSRKQVLRRTHSHLNDKL, encoded by the coding sequence ATGATTCTTGATGAAAGTGAACCTCTTTCAGAATCTCATAACGACGATGAATTAATGAAGTTCTGGCTCGACATGGAGCGAATTGTCAACATACCAGCTGATCagcaaaataaaaactCGGTTAATAGTGCACTTGTTGGTTATATTAAAAAGTCGTGCGATTCTTACATGGATTACATTCGTTCAGATAAGGAAATGTGTCGTTTGGCAATGGTATTGACGGACTCtccaataatgaaaaacgAGAAGCGATTTTGTCTGAGCAAGCTATTGTCACTATTGAATATTGATTTATTGGAgatgaatatgaaattcATTATTGCATATATTTTACTTTGGGAATCGAAGCAGGATTTAAATTCCCTGGAAATAatgcttcaatttcaagGTTTCAATGTCTTTTATAACACCTTATACACACAATTTGCATATCTGAATAAGTATGGTGAGGATAAACATATATCTCAAGAAAAGTTGATTAGTGCAGATTTGCAAGAATTGAACGACATTGAGATAAAGATAATGGATGAGATGAGACAAATTTGCGTTGTTTTAATGGACGTGCTGTTTTTGGTCTTTAAGTACTGCAAATGCTCCGTGACGAATGTCCAAacaattgatgatttctttatttaCTTTTTAATGAGTACGATCCGATCGGACACAATGGAtgatcttttcaacaacGCACAATTTAAATTGATATTAGCTCTAAATGAACAATACATGATGCTTACCAAAAACtttgagattgaaaataaaattttcaagtatCTCAGTAATGATGCAAAAGATACAAGGTTTGTCGAATTACTCTTATTGAAGCTTAATAGGGTGCAGGATTCTTCGCTTCAAATTATGATGTGTAAAATCTTATACATTATTTTAACCTCAAAGGATGGTGATCTGGCGTTAAATTTCTTCTATTTGAACGATCTACATGTATTCGCCGATGTACTTATAAGAGAGttgcaaaatatttctgaaaatgaggaacttttgagaaattacTTTCTTCGACTTCTCATTCCGCTGCTTAATAATACAGAAATCTCCAGGACGCATTACAGAAAACACGATATATCGAAGCTCCTGACATATCTTTCTTCAATCGAAAACAGTTGCAGTAGTGAAAATCTTGGCCGTGAGCATGCAATCACTTCGAAATTGGCTTCCAAAGTACTAGAGCAAGTTCCTTggctggaaaaaaaatctccTTCTGAAGAGCAATGCAACTCTGAGGAAACGTCTAGCAGAAAATCAAGTGTCTCGACCATTGTTCTGACACCAACCGCCACCACACCAAACAACGATAAAAAAACTGGACAATTTTATCTAAGTTCGGAATCAGATTATTCTGCAGAGTCATTAGGAATGAGAAAAAGCAGACCTCCGCCTCCTTTACCACCGTCTAGGAAACAAGTGCTGAGGAGGACCCATTCGCATTTAAATGATAAGCTATAA
- the ATG38 gene encoding Atg38p (similar to Saccharomyces cerevisiae YLR211C; ancestral locus Anc_7.325) translates to MKKLAEVYSNIDGAEQQSRKGDYLGAIKEYKKALDILDRSGKSSEEQDVGLSHEVTRALDLLQDDIQAKIRELESLVEVQRPEESKNSSTVGSLWNASSMSNQTVVKTRTLEGSLNGTMGLMMDPLLVSLINKLQVNFINAVSEELKRTESHDIQSIESQVKQQIGRFKKELGMYEQKKIKEYNLRLDQAIKENKKLSNQIVKLRERWDSLVESAKQRRNKKQDD, encoded by the exons ATGAAAAAGCTGGCAGAA GTTTATAGTAATATTGATGGTGCTGAACAGCAATCGAGGAAAGGTGACTACTTGGGAGCGATAAAAGAATACAAGAAAGCTTTAGATATCCTTGATAGATCGGGCAAAAGTTCAGAAGAGCAAGATGTCGGTTTAAGTCACGAGGTCACTCGAGCGTTAGATCTGCTGCAAGATGATATACAAGCGAAAATTCGAGAGCTGGAGAGTTTGGTAGAGGTACAAAGACCAGAGGAATCCAAGAACAGCTCAACTGTGGGGTCTTTATGGAATGCTTCTTCAATGTCCAATCAAACTGTAGTGAAAACGCGGACGTTGGAAGGCTCTTTGAATGGAACAATGGGGCTTATGATGGATCCGTTATTAGTCTCTCTAATCAATAAGTTGCAGGTCAACTTCATCAATGCTGTCAGTGAAGAACTTAAGCGTACAGAGAGCCATGACATTCAAAGCATTGAAAGTCAAGTGAAGCAACAAATTGGTAGGTTCAAGAAGGAATTAGGCATGTatgaacagaaaaaaatcaaggaatATAATCTGCGGCTAGATCAAGCTATAAAGGAAAATAAGAAGCTATCCAATCAAATAGTCAAGCTCCGAGAAAGATGGGATAGCCTTGTAGAAAGCGCCAAACAAcgaagaaataaaaaacaagatgATTAA
- the RPN5 gene encoding proteasome regulatory particle lid subunit RPN5 (similar to Saccharomyces cerevisiae RPN5 (YDL147W); ancestral locus Anc_7.326), with translation MSRDAPIKAEKDYTEILKEELPKIKHLAINDSQGALDQLLVLEKKTRQASDLASSKQVLERIVELLVEKNKWDDLDEQLTLLSKKHGQLKLSIQYMIQIIMEHLKADKIDLDTRIAAIETIRTVTENKIFVEVERARVTRDLANIRKEQGDIEEAAKILCELQVETYGSMDMSEKIEFILEQMELSILIGDFTQATVLSRKILKKTFNNAKYEALKLRYYELLTKIGLHKKDYLEVAQYFQEIYQTGSVKKDGDAWKHALSHMVYFLILSPYGNLQNDLIHKILLDNNLKKLETQESLVKLFTTQELMRWAIVKKTYEPVLNKDDIAFGGKPNKHHWEEFRKRVIEHNLRVISKYYSRISLPRLNELLDLTESDTETFISDLVNQGIIYAKINRPAKVVNFEKPKNSSELLNEWSSNVDQLLEHIETIGHLITKEEIIHGLKAK, from the coding sequence ATGTCCAGAGACGCGCCAATCAAGGCAGAGAAGGATTACACTGAAATTCTGAAGGAGGAGCTACCCAAGATCAAGCATTTGGCTATAAATGACTCTCAAGGTGCATTGGATCAATTGCTAGTCTTAGAAAAGAAGACTAGACAAGCATCTGATCTTGCTTCTTCAAAGCAGGTGCTTGAGAGGATTGTGGAGCTGcttgttgaaaagaataaatgGGATGATTTGGACGAACAGCTTACATTGCTGTCAAAAAAGCATGGGCAGCTGAAGCTCTCGATTCAATACATGATTCAGATAATTATGGAGCATTTGAAGGCAGATAAAATCGATTTAGATACAAGGATTGCAGCTATTGAGACTATTAGAACCGTTACCGAAAACAAGATATTTGTAGAGGTGGAAAGAGCAAGGGTCACTAGAGATCTAGCAAATATTCGTAAGGAACAGGGGGATATTGAGGAGGCAGCCAAGATTTTGTGTGAACTGCAAGTGGAAACGTATGGGTCTATGGATATGTCCGAGAAGATTGAATTTATTCTAGAGCAGATGGAATTAAGCATATTGATTGGTGATTTTACGCAAGCGACAGTATTGTCgaggaaaattttgaagaagactTTCAATAATGCAAAATACGAGGCTTTAAAACTAAGATATTATGAGTTGTTAACCAAAATTGGCCTTCATAAGAAGGATTACTTGGAGGTAGCCCagtattttcaagaaatttatCAAACTGGGTCTGTTAAGAAAGATGGAGATGCATGGAAACACGCGTTATCGCATATGGTTTATTTTCTGATTTTATCACCATACGGcaatttgcaaaatgatCTTATCCATAAGATCCTGCTAGAtaacaatttgaagaaattggaaaCGCAGGAATCACTCGTGAAACTTTTCACAACTCAAGAATTGATGAGATGGGCGATAGTTAAAAAAACTTATGAGCCTGTATTGAACAAAGATGATATTGCATTTGGTGGGAAACCAAATAAGCATCATTGGGAAGAGTTTCGGAAGAGAGTAATTGAACACAATCTAAGGGTCATTTCTAAATACTATTCGAGGATTTCGTTACCAAGATTAAATGAATTGTTGGATTTAACCGAATCTGATACAGAAACTTTCATCAGTGATTTGGTCAATCAAGGAATCATATATGCGAAGATAAATAGACCTGCTAAAGTGGttaattttgagaaacCTAAGAATTCTAGTGAGCTACTGAATGAATGGTCTTCGAATGTTGATCAATTATTAGAGCACATTGAAACAATTGGTCATTTGATAACTAAGGAGGAAATTATACATGGTTTGAAGGCCAAATAG